A stretch of Chlamydiales bacterium DNA encodes these proteins:
- a CDS encoding 1-acyl-sn-glycerol-3-phosphate acyltransferase: MEREDSFSKGNLLYRSILSLAKLFFKLTYKHQVFGLEHFTHGGAIIAANHASFFDPPIGAISSPEEVHFLARESLFKFPLFGTLIRALNSHPVRGDAGDVAVFKTICSLLNEGKKVLLFPEGTREQSDKLEEIKPGMALLISRTGAFVQPLYIHGTFDIWSRYRKYPKLSGKTASVFGSPIRYESFAHLPKREANEAFSKELERSLNALRAWYEAGAHGSPP; the protein is encoded by the coding sequence ATGGAAAGAGAAGATAGCTTTAGTAAGGGTAACCTCCTCTACCGCTCGATTCTTTCGCTTGCAAAGCTCTTCTTCAAGCTCACCTACAAGCATCAGGTTTTTGGGCTTGAGCACTTCACTCATGGAGGCGCTATCATTGCGGCTAATCACGCCTCCTTTTTCGATCCTCCTATCGGGGCGATCTCATCGCCCGAAGAGGTCCACTTTCTGGCTCGTGAATCGCTCTTCAAATTTCCTCTTTTCGGCACTCTCATCCGCGCTCTCAATTCGCATCCCGTAAGAGGAGATGCAGGCGATGTCGCCGTTTTCAAAACGATCTGCTCTCTGCTAAATGAGGGGAAAAAAGTTCTTCTCTTTCCAGAAGGAACAAGAGAACAGAGCGATAAGTTGGAAGAGATCAAGCCGGGAATGGCGCTGCTGATCTCAAGAACAGGCGCCTTTGTTCAGCCTCTCTACATCCACGGAACTTTCGATATCTGGAGTCGCTACCGCAAATATCCGAAGCTCAGCGGTAAAACCGCCAGTGTTTTCGGATCACCTATCCGTTATGAGTCGTTCGCTCATCTCCCTAAGCGAGAGGCGAACGAAGCCTTCTCAAAAGAGCTCGAGCGCTCTCTCAACGCTCTACGCGCCTGGTACGAAGCCGGAGCCCACGGCTCTCCCCCCTAG
- a CDS encoding (d)CMP kinase, which yields MVIVTIDGPAGTGKSTVARRVADSLHFSYFDTGAMYRAVTWKILQEGIDLKETSALEKLLEELSFRIVEEKGSKRYFVGDTDVTEEIRTPEITSRVSEISALLCVRSALGKIQRAFAKHGNSVFEGRDMGSVIFPQAEIKIFLTAKPEVRAERRLKELVAKNPDLAKTLDSQKMLSDIMRRDEVDSTREHAPLLCPKDAHVIDTSDLSIDEVVSQILTYVSKKGAGDGKRR from the coding sequence ATGGTAATCGTTACGATCGATGGACCTGCCGGGACTGGCAAGAGCACGGTGGCCAGAAGGGTTGCTGATAGCCTACATTTTTCCTATTTCGATACAGGAGCGATGTACCGCGCAGTCACCTGGAAGATTCTGCAGGAAGGGATAGATTTAAAGGAGACAAGCGCGCTTGAAAAGCTTCTCGAAGAGCTCTCTTTTCGCATCGTCGAAGAGAAGGGATCCAAGCGCTACTTTGTAGGGGATACAGATGTTACCGAGGAGATACGGACTCCAGAGATCACTTCGCGTGTTTCAGAGATCTCCGCGCTGCTCTGTGTGCGCAGTGCTCTAGGAAAGATACAGCGCGCCTTTGCAAAGCATGGCAACTCTGTTTTTGAAGGAAGGGATATGGGAAGTGTGATCTTTCCCCAAGCTGAAATCAAAATCTTTCTCACCGCAAAACCGGAAGTGCGCGCAGAGCGAAGATTAAAAGAGCTCGTCGCGAAAAATCCAGATCTAGCCAAGACCCTCGATTCTCAGAAGATGCTCAGCGATATTATGCGACGAGATGAGGTAGACTCGACACGGGAGCACGCCCCCCTCTTATGTCCTAAAGATGCGCACGTAATCGACACCTCCGATCTGTCGATCGATGAGGTTGTCTCTCAAATTCTCACCTATGTTTCCAAAAAAGGAGCTGGAGATGGAAAGAGAAGATAG